AGTCACAGACGAGAGCGATCGCCTCAGCGTCCCAGAAACGATCGCTTTCGGTGTCAGCGCGGTCGGATTCAGGCTCTGCGCCAAGGCTGCCCTACTCTAGGAGCTTTCGCTTGCCCTGCTCGTACTCCGCATCAGTAAGAACTCCTTCGTCGTGAAGAGCGGCCAGCTGGCGGAGCTGTCGAGCAAATCGCGGCGGCATGTGGCGCACGGTTTGGCGGGCGGCCCATTGGTGACGCCGCCACGACGTCCGCATTCGAGAAGCGAGATACCCGCCAACGAGGCAGATTCCCACTACAGCCAGAAGGATCCCTCCGCACATCCACAGCCTCGCGTCTGCAGCGGCTGAAGCAGCGGCCGGGTCAAATTGAGAAGCACGGACCTCTGCAATGCCTGCGCGATCGGCCTGAATCAGAAAAATGATCGTTCCGGAGATCGCGGCAGCCGCCCCAACCATCCACAGCAGTGCACCGTGTGATCCGCGCTCGGTGTGGGCTTCACTCAGCTCGGATGTGAGAACTTTCGCGCTCATGCGTCGAGGGTAGTCCTGTGGGTGGCGAGGTGGCACGCCTCTGGGCGATTATCGAATGGCGTCGGCGGGGTCAATTCGCGCGGCGCGTACGGCGGGAAGGAAGGCCGCGAGAGCCCCACAGACGGCGCCGGCTACCGGCGCGATCGCGATCGTCTCCCAAGGCGCGATCGCGGTCCATCCGCGCGCGGCGGCGACTGCGACGGAAATTGCTAATCCGCCTGCGATTCCGGCAAGTGCGCCAGCGAGGCCGATAACGACGCCTTCCCAGAGAAAGATTGCCGCTACGCCGCGTTGTCCCAGTCCCACGGCCCGGGCTAGCGCAAGTTCTTGCGTGCGTGCT
This window of the Leifsonia shinshuensis genome carries:
- a CDS encoding SHOCT domain-containing protein produces the protein MSAKVLTSELSEAHTERGSHGALLWMVGAAAAISGTIIFLIQADRAGIAEVRASQFDPAAASAAADARLWMCGGILLAVVGICLVGGYLASRMRTSWRRHQWAARQTVRHMPPRFARQLRQLAALHDEGVLTDAEYEQGKRKLLE